One Opitutaceae bacterium DNA segment encodes these proteins:
- a CDS encoding acetyltransferase, which yields MIHYRHHEFGIEKIEEGRSTFIAPEPDNAAWRDYLTWTSKGIAAIEQPARPFFHQVQAPKRLLIIGAGTYGRELYWMSRTARGAGIDWTVEGFLSDVPDSLDTFPGFPPIVGPTDYAPGEHDVFICAIGDPGDRDEVTRRIRARGGRFLNLIQPSALISGDVELGEGVIIESFVGIGTNTRIGDFCSVLGHVNIGHDVTIGNCVQLSPFACILGRADIGDNVLIGSHAVIFPGIKVGTGATVGAGAIAISHVAPGTTVFGNPAKRLG from the coding sequence ATGATTCATTACCGGCATCACGAATTCGGAATCGAGAAAATCGAGGAAGGTCGTTCCACCTTCATCGCACCCGAGCCGGACAATGCCGCCTGGCGCGACTACCTCACCTGGACCTCCAAGGGAATTGCCGCGATCGAGCAACCGGCGCGACCCTTCTTCCATCAGGTCCAAGCTCCAAAAAGACTCCTCATCATCGGTGCCGGCACCTACGGTCGGGAACTCTATTGGATGTCACGGACTGCCCGCGGAGCGGGTATCGACTGGACGGTTGAGGGGTTCCTCAGTGATGTCCCCGATTCCCTGGACACCTTTCCCGGCTTTCCCCCGATCGTCGGACCGACCGACTATGCTCCCGGAGAACACGATGTCTTCATCTGTGCCATCGGCGATCCCGGGGATCGCGACGAAGTAACCCGACGGATACGCGCCCGAGGGGGACGCTTTCTCAACCTGATTCAACCCTCAGCCCTGATTTCCGGTGATGTCGAACTGGGTGAGGGAGTCATCATCGAATCCTTCGTCGGTATCGGAACAAACACCCGGATCGGTGATTTCTGCAGCGTCCTGGGACACGTCAATATCGGTCACGACGTCACGATCGGGAACTGCGTACAGCTATCTCCCTTTGCCTGCATCCTCGGGCGGGCGGACATTGGGGACAATGTCCTGATCGGCAGCCACGCCGTGATCTTTCCCGGAATCAAGGTCGGAACCGGCGCCACCGTCGGAGCCGGTGCCATTGCCATTTCCCATGTCGCACCCGGCACGACTGTCTTTGGAAACCCGGCCAAACGGCTTGGCTGA
- a CDS encoding 3-oxoacyl-[acyl-carrier-protein] synthase III C-terminal domain-containing protein: MPTLSIPNVRLVGIGAAVPVLRPVKWEDLGPVAASLVAQRKRGETAYRRAALPDECQSDFCHAAAQYLIQALEWQPETIDLVVMTTLTADYPIPATAIILQDRLGIPKSAAAFDLPSGSDGFLHGLQLVAAMLASGGLRRALLLSGEVSKNEGTVLSDSPHKVIAGHSGTVCALESVEGAPAMVFDSGGDGSRFGAFHMPVGGVRNPPRPEMFATPEGVREASDFVIDFQAIGAAARVELPASVQRTLGRAGTTIDQIDRAFFTPMELPVEEDVRRTIGLSRDRYTGKVFDYGISGSGSIPLAMVASAASTLGQSRLRLLLGDIGPGLSWGSALLEAEPMVCPELIEM, translated from the coding sequence ATGCCCACCCTTTCGATACCCAATGTCCGTCTGGTCGGAATCGGCGCCGCCGTTCCGGTCCTGCGCCCTGTCAAATGGGAGGACCTCGGACCCGTCGCCGCAAGTCTCGTCGCTCAACGCAAGCGAGGCGAGACCGCCTATCGCCGGGCAGCCCTTCCGGACGAATGCCAATCCGACTTCTGCCACGCCGCCGCACAATACCTGATCCAGGCTCTCGAGTGGCAACCGGAGACCATCGACCTTGTGGTCATGACCACGCTGACCGCGGACTACCCGATTCCGGCGACCGCGATCATCCTTCAGGATCGCCTCGGCATCCCGAAATCCGCCGCCGCCTTCGACCTGCCCAGCGGCAGTGATGGGTTTCTCCATGGACTCCAACTCGTGGCTGCCATGCTCGCCAGCGGCGGCCTGCGCCGCGCCCTGCTCCTTTCGGGTGAGGTCTCGAAGAACGAGGGAACGGTTCTGTCCGATTCGCCTCATAAGGTCATAGCCGGCCACAGCGGAACGGTGTGCGCCCTGGAATCAGTCGAGGGTGCGCCGGCAATGGTCTTTGATTCGGGCGGTGATGGCTCCCGCTTCGGAGCGTTCCATATGCCGGTCGGAGGAGTCCGGAACCCCCCAAGGCCCGAAATGTTCGCCACGCCCGAAGGCGTTCGCGAAGCGAGTGACTTTGTCATCGATTTTCAGGCCATCGGAGCGGCCGCGCGAGTCGAATTGCCGGCTTCCGTCCAACGCACCCTTGGTCGGGCGGGGACCACCATCGACCAAATAGACCGTGCGTTCTTCACCCCGATGGAGCTGCCGGTCGAGGAAGATGTCCGTCGCACGATCGGACTTTCCCGTGACCGATACACCGGCAAGGTTTTTGACTATGGAATCAGCGGATCAGGGTCCATCCCGCTCGCCATGGTGGCCAGCGCGGCCTCAACCCTGGGGCAGAGTCGCCTGAGGCTCCTTCTCGGCGATATCGGCCCCGGTCTCTCCTGGGGCAGCGCCCTGCTCGAGGCCGAACCCATGGTCTGCCCGGAATTGATTGAAATGTGA